The DNA window GCGTCGTCAGTCCGATGACCGGGTTCGCCAGGAGCGAAATTCCGGCGATGGCGTAGATGACCGCGAGCAGTCCCTGCACGAAGAACCGCTTCCAGCCACCCGAGAAGGCGCGTGCGATGTGAACCAGCGCCCCGACGACCAGCAACGCTCCGAGTAGAATCGATAGCGAAACACCGGCCGCGAACGGCGCTAAGATGGCGAGTACGCCGATTACGGCGATAATAGCCCCGGCCCCCATCGAAGCACGCCACGATTGTTCGGTGGTCTCCGATACCATTTCCGCACCGCTTTGTACTTCAGTGCTCATTTGAACTTCACCGAATACATATTCGATAGCTAACCATATAAATTGTGTTGGCTATTTGAAGGAAATTCCAAGCGTCAGACCTATTTCGCCTGATTGAAAGAGTTAGAAGCGTTTTACCCACCGAATCCGAATCCGTAGAATATGGCAGAACTTTTAATTATCTGGCAAATATCACATCTTTTCGGGTCCCGATTTCGACTTTTCCCCTGCTATCTGACCGTTTCAACGTAGCCTTTGATTCCGAAATCGAACCGTCCGTTCAACGACCGTCGCATCATCGGTCGTCTCACCACGTCTCGATGGTCCCTTCGCGGATGTCTTCGACACATCCCTCGCACGCGGGATGGTCCGGGTCGAAACACTTCGGCCGTCCCTCCTGGTCTATCGGCGCTGCCCGACGGTCGACGTGCCTTCGGCAGACGATTTTGGCCCGGCCGTGTTCGTCCCGCGGCAAATCGGCGAGGACGGTATCGTGAGCGTTCCGGTACGCATCCTTCGCCTCCTCTATCTGGCGGTTCGCCGATTGACGGGTTTCGGCGTACTTCTTTCCCACCTTCCGGAGTTTGACGCGGAGGAAACGGTCGAGGCGGTCGTCCATACCTCCCTCTTGGTGGTGGGGGAATGAAAGGTTAACCCGATTCGGTGGAGCAAAACAACCGCCGAGAGGAAGACGGTGAGTTCGTGACGGTTGAAATCCCACCAATAGCGCGTCTAGCGACCCGAACGAGCCGTTTTCACTTCCGCTCTGCTCCCACGTAACCTTTTATACTATTGCGAACCAACCACGGCATGTCTCCCATAGAAAACGAAGTGGAGACGGAGCAACCATGACCGATGTGCGACAGCACGCAGAGGAAATACACGAACAGTTCTCCGACCATCTCGACGTGACCGTAGACGACGTAGCCTCGCGTCTCGACAGCCTCGTCAACGAGTACAAAGTGCCGATGGAGGAGGCGCGACGAAGCGTCACCAGCCATTATCTCGACGAAGCCGGATTGGAACGCGACGACATTCGAACCGGCGGGACCAGCGACGTGAACGTCGAGGACATCGAAACCGACGAAGAGTGGGTGAACCTCACCGCGAAGGTCGTCGACCTTTGGGAACCGCGAAGCGACGCCGTGGGCCAGGTCGGCCTCCTCGGCGACGAGACGGGCACCATCAAGTTCACCAAGTGGGCCAAATCCGACCTCCCCGAACTGGAGGAAGGGACGGTCTACTCGCTCGGTAACGTCGTTACGGACGAGTATCAGGGCCGCTATTCGGTGAAACTCAACCGCACGACCACCATCGAGGAACTCGACGCCGACATCGAGGTCGGCGACAACAGCACCGAGATGGAGGGCGCGCTGGTGGACATCCAGTCCGGCAGCGGGCTCATCAAGCGGTGTCCGAAGGAAGACTGCACGCGCGTCCTGCAAAACGGCCGCTGTTCGGAGCACGGCGAGCAGGAAGGCGAATTCGACCTCCGAATCAAGGGCGTCTTGGACGACGGTCTCGACGTACACGAGGTCATCTTCAATCAGGAATCGACCGAGAACCTGACCGGCATCGAACTGGAGGAAGCGAAGCAGATGGCGATGGACGCGCTCGACACGACGGTCGTGGCCGACGAGATGCGCGAGAAGACGCTCGGTCACTACTACCGCGTGACGGGACCGACGATGGGTCGGTACCTGCTCGCGAACGATGTCGAGCTGCTCTCCGGGCCGGTGGATGCCGAAGCGGCGCTTATCAAAGCGAGGTCGATGTAACATGAGCAACGCACCAACACGAGAGGTCGCACGCCGCACCTTCGCGGCGGAGTTCAACGACGCGAGTTACACGTTCAAAGAGTCGGACGACGAGCGCGCACCGGTCTACTTGCTCCTCCCCACGGGCGAGCGAGCGAACCGAGTCTTCGTTGTCGGAACGCTGACCGAGAAGGAAGACGTCGGTGAGGACAGCGAATACTGGCGCGGACGGGTCGTGGACCCGAACGGGGACACGTTCTTCGTCTACGCCGGGCAGTACCAGCCGGACGCCGCGGCCATGCTTCGAGAACTCGAAGCACCGGCCTACGTCGCCATCGCCGGGAAACCCCGGACGTTCGAGATGGACGACGGAACGGTGAACGTCTCGCTTCGACCGGAGTCCATCACGGTGGTGGACGAATCGACGCGGGACCGCTGGGTGGTCGAAACCGCCGAGCGAACTCTCGAACGCATCGAGGCGTTCGACGACGAGACGAACCGCTACGCCGCGATGGCGAAAGAGGAGTACGAGCGACCCATCGACACCTACCGCGACAACGCGATTCGGGCGCTCGAAAGCCTCGCCACCGTCGATGGAGCGGGTGACGACGGCGGCGACGAAGCGGACGAGGGAGCGGCTACCGAGGGCGAAACGACGCCACAGTAGCGAACTCCACGAGCACCCTTTCGACCGCGGATACGATTTCGAAGGGGCCGGGTAGACGACGCGAAGAGCGACGGCTCTCGATTACGGACGAAACGAGCGGAGATAAAACCGACACCACACCGACCCATGCCCGACGAACGAACCTCACCGAGCGGTGATTGGCGGGACGTGTACGCGGAGATGGGGGCGGACACGTCGGCGGAAGGGCCGGTTCACCCGTGCCCGAAATGCGGTGCGGAGTCCGCGTGCGTCTTTCATCGCGTGTTCGAGTGCGAGGAACACGGCGTGTGGGCGCTCGACAGAACTGGGAAGCCGCGAATCGGGACGGCGACGGACTCGAATCGGACGATGGCCGATTAGTCGAGGGATTCGGAGAGCGCGTCTCGAACGCGCTCTTCGAGCAAGCCGGACCACACCAGCGTCTCGGCCGCTGAAATGTCCTCGTGAATGGGGCGGTCCTCAACGAGCGGCGGGACGACTTCGCGGACAGCCTCGTAGGCGGCCGCGGTACCGACACCGTGGGAGAGGTCGTCGGAGACGAACTCCGCGGCTTGCGCGCCGCAGAGGAGTTCGATACCGACGATGGAAAGCGCGTTCGCCACGGCACGGCGGGCGTTGTACGCGCTCTGGGCACTCATACTCA is part of the Haladaptatus paucihalophilus DX253 genome and encodes:
- a CDS encoding HdeD family acid-resistance protein; the protein is MSTEVQSGAEMVSETTEQSWRASMGAGAIIAVIGVLAILAPFAAGVSLSILLGALLVVGALVHIARAFSGGWKRFFVQGLLAVIYAIAGISLLANPVIGLTTLTILLVAFLVVDGVLEIVMGFQARGNRGWGALVVSGVLALVIAGLIWAGWPATAVWAVGLLFGVNLLVSGVSMMFMAQGTRTEAREGTTPETEPRGAA
- a CDS encoding DUF7091 family protein; translation: MDDRLDRFLRVKLRKVGKKYAETRQSANRQIEEAKDAYRNAHDTVLADLPRDEHGRAKIVCRRHVDRRAAPIDQEGRPKCFDPDHPACEGCVEDIREGTIETW
- a CDS encoding hypothetical protein (Replication protein A protects and stabilize the intermediate ssDNA that is generated by the unwinding action of a DNA helicase at the replication fork. In addition, SSBs prevent the formation of secondary structures by single-stranded template DNA.): MTDVRQHAEEIHEQFSDHLDVTVDDVASRLDSLVNEYKVPMEEARRSVTSHYLDEAGLERDDIRTGGTSDVNVEDIETDEEWVNLTAKVVDLWEPRSDAVGQVGLLGDETGTIKFTKWAKSDLPELEEGTVYSLGNVVTDEYQGRYSVKLNRTTTIEELDADIEVGDNSTEMEGALVDIQSGSGLIKRCPKEDCTRVLQNGRCSEHGEQEGEFDLRIKGVLDDGLDVHEVIFNQESTENLTGIELEEAKQMAMDALDTTVVADEMREKTLGHYYRVTGPTMGRYLLANDVELLSGPVDAEAALIKARSM
- a CDS encoding RPA family protein encodes the protein MSNAPTREVARRTFAAEFNDASYTFKESDDERAPVYLLLPTGERANRVFVVGTLTEKEDVGEDSEYWRGRVVDPNGDTFFVYAGQYQPDAAAMLRELEAPAYVAIAGKPRTFEMDDGTVNVSLRPESITVVDESTRDRWVVETAERTLERIEAFDDETNRYAAMAKEEYERPIDTYRDNAIRALESLATVDGAGDDGGDEADEGAATEGETTPQ